The genomic window AATGCTCCCCCTTGTCTCCCAGAGTTCCAGCCTCTGTGTTAAAGTTGCTGCATGCAGTTTCTTTCAGAGGCATTACTCCAGATAAGCACACCAACAGGAGGATTTAAGACCCTCAGCATCACAAATGTCAGTGCCTCGTAGGCCTCTTCTCTGCGTAGGGCACTGACTGCAACAGCCATGAGATGCAGCAGAGAAGACAACTCTCCATGTCTGAACTGTGCAATACAGGTGCTCAAACCTTCCTCCTACAGGAGTGCTGCAAAGCCCAACTGCTCCCAAAACCACTCCCAAAACTACGATGGCCCCAGCCACGACCACACATCCTCCCGTGCTAGTCTTCCCACAGACTATTCACATCTGTGAACTACCTCACTGTTGGCGTGCCGAGGCACCTGCTGCTAAGAGGAAACCTTTCTAGAAACAAGTTTTACTGGTCCTACAAAATCCAGGTGAAGTTGCACTCTGGGGAGTGCCATCTGCCTGCACAGaagcagctgcctgcacacagcACATCTGGAACACGTACCACGAGCAGGACCGGACCATGCTTTCACTGCCTTTTTTGCTCGTTTTAACCAGCTGCCTTGAACACAGAACTCAGAGAGAAAAGCTCATCACACTTCACTTCTGCATCTCAAAGGCAACCCTGCCAGAGGTCCCACTGCAGCATAACCACCTCGGGTAGACCAGAATTCAAATCACACACATGGCGTGGCAGCAGGCCAGCAAGCCTCAGCTCTAGGAGTACACTCAGGTGAAATAGCAAACTCACACACAGCTGGAGATGGCAGTTGCATTAGTTGCAGCTATCACCTTAGTAGGACATCACCACTGTCCAGAGCCACCCCCGCTACAGTAACTTGAATGTGGAGCTAGTTTGAAGCTTACTTCTCAAAACAACAGATTCAGGAGCCTTGGCTACATGAGGCTTTCACCAGCGCCTGTACAGCACTTGGACACATCAGACACACCAAAGCTGCTGGCAAGGAGGACTCTGCTGCTCGGCAGCTCTTCCACCCAGCATCTGTTCAGTGCCAAACTTCAGAAAGATGTTTCTGGCCCAGCAAGCACGTGCCCTCTGGCTGTGGCAGTTCCACTGGCCTTGCCAGCTGTTCTGCCGGGACTGAGGAGCGTAGGTAAGGGCGCGTTCCTTGACAAGTCTCGGAAGCAACTTAGTGAAAAGCGTCCATTCAGAGATCAGTTTGTTACAGACAGACGTATAGGCTTTTAATGTACTGGGGGATCAGAGTTACAGTTTGATGCCTGAAAGGGAGGAGGGGTTGGATACAAGAACAACAGCGATGCTGGACTCAGTCCTGGATGCCACAAAAAATTCAGTTTCCTCTGAGCAAGAAGGAGAGGTGCCCTCTGAGACCCCCTCACCTGATGACCCAAAACCCCCGGCAGCGATGTGGGCTGCGTGCCGATACCCTACTGCCCCTTTTTCAAGGGCAGAAAGGGAGAAGTGAGGCCCTGACAGCCCATTTAGGAGCAAGGATCAGATATTCTGCCCATGAAGATGATGGTGTTGAGGGCGGCTTCCCGGATGAAAAGCAAGAAGGGCCTGTTGGCTTCAAAGATAATTCTGTTCATAGGGAAGGAGCGGCCGGAGACAAGGACGGCTGTGGCCGCTGATGCCTCGCTGCCTTCTTCATTCACCTACCAACCAAAAGAGAAGATGGGTTTAAAATACAGGCATTATGCAGCAGTTGGAGGGCTCTCCCTCCTACCCCACCAGTTTGGAGCACAAGATGACAGCACAGGTCAGAGCACATTCTTTTACATTGGTAAAGAGGAGATCTCTACCcaaggaaggcaggaggatAGCACTGCCAGCCCAACCGTGCCAAGCTGTGCCACCCACCCGGCACACACCTGCCATGAAATAAGCAGGAAAGAGCACTTGAGTCTTGTCACAAAGCTTTGGATCAGGCCTCAGGCTCCCATCGTGTCCTACTTGTGCTCCCAACACCTGCAGCATCACTGGGGGCTGAGCACCTTTACACGCTCAAGGTACTGAGGTTCTACCTTACCCCAGAGCCCCAAATCACTGAGGAAGTGACCACCACTGGTCCAGAGctacttttttccctttatgcttcaagtttttaaaagaaagagcaaaacatATCCTGGGACAAAAGAAGGCTTACCTCAAGGAAGGCTTTGTGGAAAGCCTCAGATACGTACAGGTCTGTACGGCCCTCTGCAACTATGCCTGAAACCCAGAATAACAGAATGGGGAGAGTTACAACAATGTATGGAGAGAGCAGCTCAAGATACAAAACACCTCCATCCTTCATGACCTTTCATGACCTGTGTTCAAAACAGAAGGCACATTTGCCCTAAAACAAGGATATCCTCCATCAACTGTAATTGATTACTCAACTCCCATGCCcttggtgctgagcagggctgtgcgTCCTCGATGAGGACAGAGCACTGAGTCCCTCATGGGTGTAGCATCACTTCAATGTGGGCACAGTCTTTTTCCTCACGTGTTGCCCTGGCACCTGCAGAGGAGCGGTTATacctccacctccaccacccCATTTCCACATCTGACCTGGGAGTCTCGCATTTTCTGGACTGAAGAGATCTTCCAGCCCcatttttctcagcttctccttGACACTGAAGCTGTCCTCAATGCGGAAGCGAGGGAGAGAGACTGTGAGAGAGACCTCCCGCATGGAGTCTATCCAGTCCTGCAGCTTCTCCGATGTCAGGTCTCGCTCTACCTCCACCAGCGGCGTCCCAGCATAGGGCAGGACCAGCACCATTGTGATATCGTTCCCCTTGTAAGGcagctccatcacctgcacTTTGTCCTGGGGAACGGATGCGTGGTGGAATTTGGACTCTTGGTACATGATTGGGACTTGACAGGTCTCCCCGTTGGCTTTATGAAACAAATCCAGTCTTGTGTTCGGAGTCGGGAACTGTGATTTCCAGTGCCCCTACAAGGGAGATTGAGGAGCACAGAGACAAACATGAGCATCATTACTCCCCCCAGGGAAGTTGGCTGCTCCACCAAGTTTTGTTAGCTGTACCTTAAAATAAATGGTGTTGACCAGGACCAGGACAGTGAGATCATTGATGCTTCCCTCTGGGATCACTTCTGTAATGCGCCTCTCTGTCTTATTAGCCACCCACTCATTTATGATCTTCCTGGAAAGCTCTGGCTTCTCCTGAAGGACGAGACCAAAATAGGTTAAGTCAAGGGTTATAAAAAACTTCTTTGTAACCCTTCTGTAGGAGGCATTACAGGGTGCACGCTGAGGAAGGACACCGCACAGTGCTGCAGTGTTTAGAAATTAGGAGCTGCGAAGTGATTGTGGTTaaggagctgggacaggaggAGCTGTGTCCTGTCCTCCCGCCTGCCTTCACTTGTGTCCTGCATGCCCAGAGCGTGGCACTGCCTGCGGGCAGGAGGTGAGGACgcagcaaaagcagaagggcagggaggaaaaaaacactcccctccctctgccacaaaccaaaaaaaaaaaaaaaaaaacccacacagaaaaaaaagacacacacaaacaacagaAGTTCACACTCACTTTGAAGTTCAACGGCCAGAGTTTGGCTCCATACACTATTTCGCTGATGTTCTGGTAGGTCTCGTTAAAGACCAAAGATTTCTCTCCAAAGAGGCGGTTGGCTGATATTAGCTCCGACGATTTGTTGGCTTTCTTGTAAAGCCGGCAGTTGAGCTTGGCAAAGAAGAAGTGGACCTGGTCGGACGTCTTTTCTGAAATAGTATCAAACTGGAAGACCTGGAGGGGCCAAGCAGCGAGAAGAGATTCACCAGCCAGCTCCTGTACTCCCCCACAGCTCCAGGATCCCACCAGCAGCCTTTGCCCTCCCTCACCAGCCTAAGCCACAGAACTGAGAGCTCTACAGGCCTTCAGAGCTTTTGCCCCCCAAGTTTTTCCTCTGTGCCCCCAACCTCTGTCAGGGAACCAGTTCCAGCCCAACATGTGAGCCACCAGGCTTTCCCCAGCGCTGTTACAACCAGCACAGTCCATGCTCAGGGATTCaacccccctgccccagccccagggggcCTCACACAAGGCGGGCAGCATGGCAGGGGCCTGGAGGCAGCTCCTGGGTCAGCACAGGCCACAGGAGGTTTGGGCTAAGCCCTCCCATGAGAAGGCCGAaggctgctccttcccaggAGCAATTCTCATGGTCTGCTGAGTAATTCTGGTACTTGTTATCTGTTTTCTAGGATGTAGCAATTGCTTTGAGGGTAGGTTTCTGCAGcgcatttttttctccctaatcTGTTCCTAGCTGCCAACTGGAAGAACAATTCGAATTTGTCAGCTAGTCTCCAGCTCAAGGCTTTAGGCACAGAAAATCCCACAGCACAGCGCTCACAGACATCTGGGATCCCTGGCACCACCTCCTATGGGAGGGCACTGGCTCAGCGAGAGAAGGGTCCCCTCAGCAGGGGGGGCTGGCCAAGAGGGGAAGGATTTCAGCATTTTGCTGGTCTGCCCCCAGACTGCAGATGACCACAGGTggtccctgcagagctgggatcTGAACACAACGAGGCACGAGCAGCCTCACGTCTTCCTCCCCAGGGGCTGTTTAACCCAATGGTGCTTCTCAAGCCAGAGAGCCACCCTGACACGGATGGCTCTCGGCAGCTGTTGGCCACCGTCACCTCTGCAGCCTTTCAGCCCTTGGTGACGGCTACAGGGAAGGGCTGAGGAAACACCACCGACCTccatgagctgctgcagggtgtCACCACACGCTCCGAGCTTGGTCATGGCGAAGGCTGTAGAAATGCTGAGGGGCGACATGAAGATGTTTTCTCCATTGTCCTTGGAGTCGGCCAGGTACTTGTAGAAGACGATGGCGAAGCGCGAGTTGGCATTTGACAGCTCCCAGACCCGGGGGTTAGTGGACTCCGGGATCTTGCTCTTGCCCTTCCCTGGCTCTTGCCCCTCGCCCTCCTGGAACTTCTTCTCAGGGTTGCGATAGATGCACATGGGGTTCACCGGGATGTCGCGGGGCTTCGCAGTGCAAATATCTTCCACAACATAGGGCTTAGGGGCAGCCAGGCCCCAGACGCTGAAGAGACACACCACAAAGAGATGCATTGTCCTGGAACCAGAGAGAGAGCTCACTAGGCACCCGCCTGCCCAAGAAATCCCCAGTATTGTCACAGCACCCGAGCAGCAGGACCGCCACTGTACCCCCCTCCCATTGCCCTTTCATATTGCAGCTGCAGGACGAAGCAGGAGCAGGAATGCCTCGGAGCACACTCTGCTTTTACACATGACATAATGAGAACAGTGCTTTCCTACAGCCCCGGGTGCCTGTTTTTAAGCAGCCCTGGCAAATTGGTGCAAGGACATGTGGATCAAAGGTCTGAGCCTCCCCCACTGTacagctgccagagctgggtCTGCAGTTCAGTTGCATTTATGCTTCTGTACAGCTCCTACCCAGCTTCCTCGTGTGGAGGGCCCCTAGGTGCCACAAGCTTGGCAGACAAGCCAGCCTTAGACAAAATGTTTGACcgtttccttcccctcttccagtcctTCCAAGCGCTGAGCATCTTCAGTCCCTAAAAAGCGCACTACATACAATCATATGGTGTAGCCAGGGTATTGCAGCTATTCCCATCCATGCTGCGATAAAAACTGACTGTCCCTGTTACCTGAGGAGGTGAGACTAACATCAGTGACCACATTCCAGCAAAAACAGGTCTTGAAAAGTCTCCTAGAAAGCCAGAGATCATTTACATTTCCACCTCTGCTAAAGCAAGGGATGCCCCTCCCACCAGCACTGGCAGCAAACCCTTGCTGGCCATGCAGGGGCTGATGAAGCAGCACGCAAGGCCTTCTGCACGGAGTGGTTTGGAGATGCCCTTTACGTGACTCTGTCGGGTTTATTCACGTGTCCTGCGGGAGGAAGCTCACAgaccacagccacagcagcttgGGAAACAACTGCTGGAAAGGGCTGGCAGCTTGCCCAGGACGTGCCCGCTGTGGAAGAGAAGCATCCAGCTTGGGTCTCCGCCTGCCCCCGTGCGCTCAGCGCTGCAGTAACCGCGCTGCCGTGTGAGGAACCAGAGCAAGGACAAGCTGCGTTCACCACCGGTGCTGCCTGTCTCTGCAGCACCTGGTGATCTGGGATGTGGGAGACCTCTGCCTTCTTTCACAGTCCCCTCACCGGGCTCTTGAGCAACAACTTCATCTGGGCTCCAGTTCTTCTGCAAAAGCAGCGATTACCTCATTTGGCACCAAGGCTGCGTTGAGCCCTGAGGGGCCCTCTCCAGCTAATAGCATAGCAACAAGCACTGCAAGAAAACATGCCAAAACAAGATGTTCTTGCTCAGGCCATGGCCACTCTTGgtggtaaaaacaaacagattatCTTTCAAAAGGTTTAGTACGggtgtgcagagcagctgcaacaCCACGAAGAGCAAAACCTAAACCAGGCAGGAAGTCAGCCGCCCTGACACCAAAACcacccagggcaggaggggaagagaaaggaaagctgttCAGATGCTTTTGGGAGAGGTATGGTCACAAGGAGCACGATTGCCTGCTTCTTTCAAGGCAAAGGCAGATGTTGGCGCCTCGCGCTATGCATAAAACCCAGCACACAGGGGAAGGGAGCACGTGTAGACTGCATGGTACAGTCCCGACTCCGTAAGTTAGGAGGTGATACAGAATTTTACACTTAACGCCTTAATTCAGATTTATCAGCCACTTTGGCCAGCTCAGCCCACCCAGTGCACGTACACAGCATTTTCAGGACGAGGGGAAACACAAGGCCTGCAGAGAACGCCCTCTACAAGAAGGGAGGGCTGCCCGTTAGAGCAGGAGCCCTCCCTAGCTGAGGCCAGCTCAGTGCCGTGTCACTCTGCTGAGAAGCGGCCCGCCTCCCTCCGCAGCTCTTcgccttcccctttccccctgcagcactgccacgCATCCATATGGCAACCGCTCTCATCCTGGAAGGATCCCAAAAGCATTACAGCAACATCGCTGTCTAAAAAGGGTTACTGGCAGGGAAGAATGTACAAACTGGGAAGGGCTCATTTTTTCTGGGAGAAGTGTAGAAAGCCAAGAAGCAAGTTGCTGAATCAGCTTG from Aythya fuligula isolate bAytFul2 chromosome 8, bAytFul2.pri, whole genome shotgun sequence includes these protein-coding regions:
- the SERPINC1 gene encoding antithrombin-III produces the protein MHLFVVCLFSVWGLAAPKPYVVEDICTAKPRDIPVNPMCIYRNPEKKFQEGEGQEPGKGKSKIPESTNPRVWELSNANSRFAIVFYKYLADSKDNGENIFMSPLSISTAFAMTKLGACGDTLQQLMEVFQFDTISEKTSDQVHFFFAKLNCRLYKKANKSSELISANRLFGEKSLVFNETYQNISEIVYGAKLWPLNFKEKPELSRKIINEWVANKTERRITEVIPEGSINDLTVLVLVNTIYFKGHWKSQFPTPNTRLDLFHKANGETCQVPIMYQESKFHHASVPQDKVQVMELPYKGNDITMVLVLPYAGTPLVEVERDLTSEKLQDWIDSMREVSLTVSLPRFRIEDSFSVKEKLRKMGLEDLFSPENARLPGIVAEGRTDLYVSEAFHKAFLEVNEEGSEASAATAVLVSGRSFPMNRIIFEANRPFLLFIREAALNTIIFMGRISDPCS